The genomic segment TGTATGGTcgtaaacacagaaaatatcacATCAGAAAAAGTATTTAATTCATCTTAAACTTGAAGAAATGTAATGATTCAAGCccattgtttttttgtaattataGTTACTGTAGCACTTAATATAAAATGAATGGGTGCAACTACAGCTACATCAAAATAATAAGTGATAAATAACTTTAATTGTGCCATCTCTTCTTTAGGTAGTGATGTTGAATGAAGCCTTACTCCAGAGTCGAGTACCGGCTAGAAAGAGAGGGGTTTGACAGTGTCCCTGCACTTATTAGATACTACGTCGGCAATAGAAAACCTGTCTCACAGGTGAGTTTATATGCAAACTTGtcttttgaaaaatatctgcTTGGGTGCTTTGATACAGAAGATTTTTCTCTGGCATATAGAAGTTATTTTTTCCCctgatttaaatacattttagaatAGCAAGCGCAGACCATGTTAGTTTCTCTTAACGTAACTTTTTATGTCCGTTTGcctcagagaaaaacatgtttattgtaGTTTGTcttatctcttcctctgtgtgaatgtttatttattaaggTGGTAGGAGCCATTATCTTCCAGCCAATCAACAGAGGCCTTCCGCTACGCTGCTTGGAAGAAAAGTACGGATTATCCAGCACTCATCGAGAGGCGCTTATGGCACAAGAGAGACGCCAGAAACGTCTCAGCCTCAACATTACCAATGGACACGCACACGacaacacacactctacacagGACAGCACAAACTGTCAGGACAACGGCATGGGCCGAGGCACCCAGCTCAGGTTGGCACACAGCTACTCTTAgaaacccacacaaacacactgattgaccagtggtggaaagtacaTTTGCTAATACTCAAGTACAAGTTTGAGGTATATTTCATGCtgctttatacttttacttcactGCATTTCAAATCCATATATTATAGTTAGCAGCTACAGTTACATTGCTGTATAAGGTTGTTTatacaaaacatgattttttctcctcagtctgtAATTGTCTTATTTGATAAAAGTGAAGAAGTCTGGCAGTGCAGTAAGAATATTTCAGCTTGTTTTCAAAGCAATTAATATCTTTTATAAAACAATCTCATTTTTTGTGCTGAAATGTGCCTCAATCAGTTTTTCTTAGAGCATTTTTAGAGCTCAGACACATCTTTTCACTTGTTTCTAAGAAAATAAGATGTTGAAGATGTAACTATATTTAGAAATGGCTTTGTAAGATTTGGGGTTTGGCAGATTAAACTGCCCAAAAGTATAATACAATATACAAGTACAATATAATGGAATACTACAACTGCAGAAGCTTACTTACATGACGTTTTTACTCTGATTAATACCTAATCACTAGTATTCCTTACTGGCAGgaatcatgtgtgtgtttgttgtttctagACAATCATATGTTGAGCATGagcatctgtttgttttcattaatatatttttaaagagtGTTTTTAGCTTAGAGCGCCACAAGTCTATTACTTAAAGTGGGTCGTGGGCAACAGACCAAATAACATACTGTCTGCTATATTTAAATAATGGAGACTCACCTTTACTCAGtcattctctgtctttgtttctctttctctcacacgCTCTATAAAAGACTTAAATCAAGCCTTTAAATCCCTTCACGCTTTTAAGCTTTTAACTCAGAGCCCCGAGCTTTACATTCATCATCCAGGCGTATATATGCAGGTTGTATAAACTACATGTTCCATATAAGTCCTCTATAAATAAAGACAGGGTGTACGACTTCACTGCTGAAAGGAACAGAAGTGTGTAATTTCACGTGGTAGAGGACATGGAGCATAATGTATGGGGTCCATATCTGTCTGAGTAAAGAGACTGAGCAGGAGTCAGGGAGTAATAAATATATGGTCCAGATAAGAGCAGAAGAAAGAGACcgagaaaaaaagaggggtacagggaaagagaaaaactttTATAAGAGAAATGGTTTGTTTCTTTATAATGATTCCTTTTATTCTGAGTGTTCACCTTTATTTCTCATTGATGCATGTCTACATGTTAATTGATATTAGTTTCCAATGACCACTTCCACTCAGGTTGAAGGATCGCTGTGGCAGCCAACCAGCAAGTCTCAATCAGGTCCAGGAGAGGCGACGGCCACTCAAGGCACACCAATCAGAGAGCTTCTTACCTCTTGGTAAGTAAAAATGGTCTTGGTGTGCTCCAAACAAAATGCCCATCAGTTCATGTGTCTCAGAGGAGAGTGGCATGGCTGTGTCCACCAATTTTTTAACTTCTGGAAACCGTAAATCTGTAATTCACATCCACTTCACACAGCAATACCCTTGTTGGACtacttaaataaatattgtatgGGTAATGTGATTAGTTATTTTACATGCATACTTATTTTTTATAAACACTTCCTTTCAGATGTCTTCAGACAATAAATCATACATCTAGTCTGTCTGAAGCATACTGAAGCCTTAATGTACTCTTCATTGTGCTGTGTATGACTTTTATgaatcaatttaaaatgaaatttgaaaatttaaaatctgcaaatctctctctcttcggGTTTTCACACCTCTTTTATTTTGTACTCTTTTCTGtgctttccttttctttctcttttctcctccaggaTCCAAAGCCCAGCCCCAGCAGCTTGCTGACCCACTCCTCCCCAGCCCTAACCCTAAGTCTCCAGTGTTTCGGACAGGCAGTGAGCCGGTACTGAGCCCCTCTGTCCCACGGAGATCAGCAGAGCTTCTGGCAGGTCAGTAGACGTGGTGGAAGGTAAAATCCAGTATTACACAAACTGGTTTAGTGACGGAGCaactcacaaaacaaaaccctcAGGAATACTATACAACCTGAAGATCACCTGTCCACCTGGTATCTGTAGGCTGCTTTGTAACAATATTATTCACTTCTTATTTGGGATCTAGTTCAGTATAAATTGTATAACTAAAGAACAGTCATGTAGCCATATTGTAATGggtttactgtatttattttatgcaAAGTTAAACTGCACATTAGGCCCCCAAACATTAagtacaaataaatataaattcaaaAAGTATAGTTGGTGAAAAATGCTGAATGTATAGAGCATGatcactgtcaaataaattacaatctctgtttttctgtaataattAATTAGCACTTTTCAGAAATTTAGATTTAATACAGTTTTCTTTACAAGGGGTGCCATGTAAACCTAGGAAtaaacagtgaggaaaaaaaaaatgtaactacaagacaaaacaataagGACGAATCCCCACAACTGGTAACCATATGAAGTAGTAAAATAAAGCTGTAGGTATATACAATCTCCTTTTTTTTGCTCCTACTACTGcaaataagaaattaaaatttaaCCTGTGGTTCTCCAATTCAAATTTATTATCAATAAGTGAATAAAAGACAGATTGTGGTGTGTACTGTTCACTGTCAGTTCCAATAATAAAccagcaaataaaaacatattctgTGATGACGTCCTGATGGTACTGTTTATGTGTCTTCAGGTCAGGCCATCCGGGGCTCTGACAGCCAGCTGTGTCCTAAACCGCCACCCAAACCCAGCAAAGTGCCGCTGGCTCGACTGCCTCGCTCCCCCTGCCTTCAGCCCCTGGTTCCCCCCAACAGCTCCTCCAACCACACAGACTCCTCCTCAGGTGGAGGTaacttttttaatttcataaaatGCCTCGACATTAAGTTGAATTGAGTTTGTCTGATTGAATATAGAATCCCTTTAAAATAGTCCCGATTCCAgtcatttttagttttcatCTGCCGCTTTACTGAGCACTTCACTGGGACACACAGCATttggaaatatatttaaaataatataaattcaatgaattaaatatttagcTCTGTTGTTATTGTTCCAGTCACAGCAGGCCCTCCTGTTCCTCCAGTGAAGCCTCTGAAGTTTCAGCATCAGCTCCTCCCTGCAGACTCCCGCAGCTCCTCCACTTCTGTAGTTTCACCTCCTGAACTGCTTCAGTATCCAGATTCAGAGGGAATAACAGGACGGACTGAACGGCTGCAGCCGAGCCCTGTAGACCTGAGGTCCTGCAGCCCGCTGGAGTGGGAGGAACCAAACTCACTAAACTCCATCACAGACAACGCTCTCGAGCTTCAGCCACCGCTCTGCAGCTACGTGGAGAGGCTGAGGAGAGacggggagagagggagagaggaggagggggaggagaaagaagcaGGAGGACGGAGAGGGCTGGACAGAAGCTCCTACCATCACGCAATTGCAGCTTTAGAGAACACCAgcgaagaagaggaggatgatgcagggagggatgaagaggaggataaGAGGAGGAGCAGTTTCCAGCGGCCGGTCATGGAGACAGAGTCGACATTCAGACCGGCAGACTTCGGATCTCGACTTCTGCCGCCAGAAAACAAACCACTGGAGATGGTGGTGCTGAAGAGAGCGaaggagctgctgctcagccaCAATCACCATAGTATAGCCAGACACCTGCTGATAGCTGACtgccaggtacacacacacactctcacacacctGTGTTGCTCTATGGTTGTGAGGACATACTTTGACAATGCATTCCCCTAACCTAAATCTGTGCCCTAAAACAGTACCCTTACCCATAACTCTCTGATAGCCCTTTGAACTCGTGAGAacttaaagaagaaaatatcaTCACAGTGCTAAAATTGTCCACACAACCATAGaaagacatgtacacacacacaagaacgTAACAGCAAGCCAAAATCCTCACTAGTCACATCAAATACTAATAAGGGAGAGGGCAGAAGTGTACACTGAGGCTTCCTGTTGGCTCTCCAGTTCAAAATAAGAAATGCCAACCAATCAGGACACAGGATTTTGTCACGATTCCCCCTGCTTCATTTGCATTGAGCAAACTAGTTAAATGTGATATGCCCAACATGTAAGAAAAATGTCcatggaagaggaagaaaaaaagactaaatgtaATTGACAGCAAACCATTTTTGTCCTACAGGTTGCGAGGATACTCGGAGTGACTCCGGATCTTAAAAGTCAGATGGGCGTGTCCTCTGGTCTGGAGCTGGTGACGCTGCCACACGGTCGCCAGCTGAGACTGGACCTGATGGAAAGGTACACATCATACACACattatatacacacagtatGAATCATAACCTCTTAACTTTAGTAGTACCTAGCATGTAGAGTTAGTCCATGAAGTAACAGCCTTCCAAAAACTGACCCAGAAACTACTGCAGAATGGAATTAAATTGAACAGTCCAAGATGGAAAAATCCCTGTATGgttatcatcatttattttaaggGGTGACGAGCCAAGATGGTTGGAAACAGGTTTGGACTGGTGTAATCGAAGCTGATACTGCAGCCctcactgaactgaacattGAGATGACGTCAGTGGTGATACACAGGCTGATTCGTTGTACACCCCCTGCAGCCTTGGAAAGATCAGATTAGAAACTgatagagagaaataaaaacagtcatgGACATTACCTTGTGTTGAtaatcctcctctctcctctcctccctgtctctcctaGACACCACACCATGGCGATAGGTGTTGCCGTGGATATTCTGGGATGTACGGGCAGCGTGGAGGAGCGGGCGTCCACGTTAAATCGCATCATCCTGGTTGCATTGGAGCTAAAGGACACAGTGGGCGACCTGTTTGCTTTCACAGCCCTGATGAAAGCTCTGGACCTGCcgcaggtaacacacacacacacgtcttgGTCActtaacctaaccctaaccctacccaCTGACTCAAAAATGATCTTTTTCCCAATGTGGCTTTTGACAAGCCGTCCCCAAAAGTAGCCTAtgacaggaacacacactccTATGTTGATCTTGGTCACTTCTGGGGACATTACATCGActtaacctaaccctaaccccgACCTAACCGTCCTCAAAAATAGctaatgacagaaacacacacacacagacattgatCTTAGTCATTTTTGGGGCCATTACTTACCCTAACCCTTAGCCTTACCCCAACCACAACTTGcttaaccttaaccctaaccctaaccctgacctaACCATTCCCAAATAAccagttttcagtctgaaatTTGTCCCTAAAAGTAGCCAgtgatagacacacacacacacgtctagGTCACTTTATGTAGACAtaacataaccctaaccctaaccctaaactaACCATCCCCAAATAACCAGTCTTCAGTCAGAAATTTGTCCTCAAAAGTAGCCTATGACAGTAATACACACATCTATGTTGATCTCAGTCACTTTTGGGGACATTACATAGACTTAGCCTAAcctcaaccctaaccctaaccactacTTGCGTAACTCTAAGCCAACTGTACCAAATGAACCAGTTTTAAGTCTAAAATCTGTCCCCAAAAATAGCCTATGACAgaaagacacatgcacataagcTGGTCTCAGTCACTTTAGGGGACATTACATAGACTtagtctaaccctaaccctaaccactacTTGTCTAACCTAAAACCAACCATCCCCAATTTGTCCccaaaaatatgacagaaacacactcacacatggaAACTGATCCAATTACCTTTGTTTCACTGGTGACGTTCTAGAAAGTTCTTTAACACCAagactgtttttgtctgttctGTGCAGATCAGCCGTTTGGAGGAAACATGGACGACTCTGCGGAGGAACTACACACAGACCGCCATCAGCTACGAGAAAATACTCAAACCTTTCTACAAGAATCTGTATGAAGGCACAGgtactcaacacacacacaccctaaaactacattcattcattcattctctaaAGGCCTGATTTCTGCAGTCTTGTACGATTGAAGTAATAAAATTATTGTAGAAAAGTCTAACAGCCCAAAGATGCATCAGTGCAAAATTAGAACAATGTAATATTTAGAATACTCCTGTGATTTTAGGacagttattaattaaaattttaaaattcaattagCAGATTAAAAGCAAACATGTCTGAGATATActgacctccctcctcctcctcctcctgctgcagcagcctccTCTCCATCAGTGGTCTGTGTCCCCTTCCTGCTGCCACTCCTCACTTTGATGGAGCGTCCCTCAGTCACACCTGAGGGGGCGGAGCTCTGGGAGACCAGTGACCAGGGCTGTGACATCATGCTGCGCCACCTGGAGGCTGCACGTGACGTCGCACACAACGCACACAACTACACCGACAATGCTCAGAGGATCTTACAAGGTAAAAACAAGAGAATAAGTTAATTcatctgtaaaataaacaaaaccacaatatgtcaaatatttttcagtgtcataaagtagatttgtgtgtttctgtgtttaggGTTTCAGACTGATGAAGACCTGCTGGAGGTGTTTAAAACAGACTTTCAGCTGCGGCTGCTGTGGGGAAGCCGAGGAGCTTCAGTCAACCAATCAGATCGCTACAACAAATTTAACCTCATCCTCACTGCGTTGTCACGGAAACTGGAGCCTCCACCCAAAACACAGACCTTAATCTAACTTCAtctgagcaacaacaacacacacagactcactcTAAACCtaataaaactgagaaaaacaacgTCTGGTGGATCAGAAACTGTCTGCGATGAagggaagatgagaaaaaaaacaaaaaaacaaacaaagcagggAGTGATTGGAGGCAGCATGAGGATACAGCTCCTGCAGCTGTAGTTGCCCAGAACCCACTGAACTCAACACTACTCAGCTGTTTTCCACACAGACTCAAAAACTGATGCCACGAGAGCAACAACCAGACGAGAGCCAGCTCGGAGTTATCATATTTCTCCAgacttttttattcatttaacctGTTTCACCATCCTCTGGCCTTGGCGGCGCtactttcagtgtgttttagtCTGTATCTGACTCAGTCTTCACACAATCCAGACAAATTACACACTGTTTGAAAGCTCTAAGTCTCCTGATTCTGTCTGTACAAAACATTTCAGGATCATAGAACTGCAACAGTGGTTGACGCAGAATTGTGGCAATGTCTCCAAAGAGTTTTCCAGTTTGCCTCTGTAACTTTGGTTCAGTAACTCTCATACTCATTCTGACTTTTTAAGTGAAGTTAAATAACACACAGGCTAtaactgtattttaatgttAGTAGCCTTGAAACAttttctgagatgttttttcATCAAATCAGCAGATGACAAAGAGGATCTACAACAAGTATTTTTTGCTACATTCACAGGAGCAGAAAATCAGATACTTGCAAAAAACACTTTCTGAACATGTGCAAATGTAGCCccaagtgtctttttttctctcatagTCTGGGtttgtacagaaacacaaaagcatctgacaaataaaaaatatgactttGTGCATAAAACCACAAGAACTGATCTTCTGTTATCATGTGAGAGACTAAAGCTGTACATATTTGAAGCATTAGCATGTTAATAATAGACTGTACATATTTTCTGTAGAAGTCTGACTGTAAAAAAGATGTTGatgaattttaatgtttatattattatgAACTATGGTGGTTAAGATTTAATAAATATCGTGTATGATCTGTAGAGGTCAAGTCATTGTTTCATAAACTGaatgtttctgtatgtttaGCAGAGTTCAAAAATACAATTATGAACTCACATTTTAGTTGAAGAGAATACTATAgacttatttattattattataattattattattaaatgttttagtcAAGATTACAACTGTCTCTGTGGAGACAGAGTAAATGTAGACAAAGATAATTTAATTCTGTCAGAGTGGTGAAGCAAAAACTCATATCACTTATTATTAGTGTGAGTACACATTTAGTTTGACTTCAAATTAAAGGGAAGTTCTACCAAATTTACACATCAATGTATGTTTACAGGTCTTAAGAGTAAGTAAGAGTACAACTGCCtatgtgggaaaaaaacattgcatAAACTGATAATTAACATTCAGTTTGAccagaggatgaaaaaaaagctTACCTGACCAATGTAGCCCACTGCTAGCATCGCACACCCAAATCTCCAAACTGTTGTTGGTCATGGTGCATTGTGGGTATTGTAGGTGTCAAGTTCTGACAAGAGAGGAGAATTTGTTTGATGAAAGAGACAATAACAGCTCAAATATGCATGAATGCAAaattataataatgtaatatttgtaataCTGTGATTATAGGACAGTTATTAATGGTGGCTCTTGAGGATAAAATTATAAACAgcaaattaaatgtttcttCTTCATCTGCTGAGATACACTGACCTCCCTCCTCCGCTTCCAGCCGCCCCTCACTTTGATGAAGCGTCTATCAGTCACACTTGAGGGGGCGGAGCTCTTGGAGACCAGGGCTTGCGCCACCTGGAGCCTGCACGTGATGTCACACAAAACGCACAGAAGATTCTACAAGGTAAAAACGAGAATAAGTACATTCAGTTGTTCATTTGGAAAACAGAAGATGTTTGAGGTGGATTAACTGCGTAAACACCCTTCAATGTATGACATCATAAAATCACCAACATTAGAGACAGTGTACATTACATGtccatcatgattttgttttactcacCTTAATTTTGGCGGATTCAAGACGCAGCAGACACAGGTCACAAAATTCCACTTTGTTACAACAACAAGGGACAGACatgtttatttgacagttttgctCTTTTACTTTGACATGATTCAAGAATGTATTTCTTcaacaagaataaaacagaaaaatcacgTGACAAGTACATTTAGAGTCCACTGTCCCTTTTAATGATGTCAGTGTAACTCAAATTAAAACCATGTAACTCAACAGTTATAAAGCATGGaggaaaaaattctgaaaaaaaaatctaccttCAAAGTCAATAATAGAAAAATTATGTGcatttaacaataaaatgaatgacagaGGTGTCAGCCTGACACAAACATTTAACTCTGTGTgagtttaaaaatacaattatgACCTTACATTTTAGTTGAAGAGAAtactttttttgtgtttaattattAAGTGTTTCTGTCAAGATTACAACTGTGTCTACGGGAAGCAGCGGAGTATATGTAGACAAAGATCACTTCACCTCATCGACAAAACATCACAGGAACTGATTTACTTTCATTGCTGCTTATTTTATTAGAACAATATcttggaagaagaagaaaagaagcattTTGTTCACAAAGTGTCCGACAACATTCAAAGTAAAAAGATGTGCACAACAATATGGAAAGAAGTACTGCCATTGGTTATTAAAACATATACAACATGgtaaaaacacactgatctACATGGATTTGACATGTTAATTTCCTGCTAAAGCACCTTGTACCTGCTATTGTTTCTTATtaactgtaaatatttgtacTGATGCTGATAGTAAAAAGGGCTATGTAAAGTATATGTTCATGGTTGTCAGATGTACAAAGTTTCCACAGGACGTGATGACCGGAGattaaaaagaagaggaatGTAAAGAAGATGTCGTCTGGTTTTTGCTGGATGATAAACAGCAGCACGCTCACAGTAGCTTGGCAGGTTTCAGTAAAGAACTGTTTGTACAAGAATtaactgcattttttaaaatcatatttagcATCTCAAAGCTGATTTGttattatgtgtttttgcatAATATCTAAGATTACAGCACAGCAGCTATTATAATATACAGCTCACAGTTTTTTATAGGAATATTAgcggtttaaaaaaaattactgttAATGGGACTTTTGGTCAATTTGACTAATTTCAAAGCTGCTGCATCACCACTAACTTCACACAGCTTTGATTAAAGGGACAGTTACACTCCAAACATGcctaaaaaatgacaaatttggAATGTACTGTCTGTTTAAGAGTTTGCATGATGTACTGAGTTTAAAAAGTGCCCTGCAGGCAGCAACATAAACATTCATTTAACGTGAAAAGGATGAGTCTTCATGTCACCATCAGAGGATTatcctctctgcctgtgtctgaGTGCACATTTACAGTTACAATAATAAGCAGGGTATCGGTTTTAGTACTGAAACAATCAATTTATCTGCTTTTTGACAATAAGTTAATCGTCAGCCaggcaaaaataccaaacattcatgcgctccagcttctcaaatgcaaatatttactgtttttctgttttttttatatcattgttaattgaatatctttgggttatTGACAGTTTATTTAACAAAAGTAGCACCTGGAAGACGTCGCCTTGGGCTCTCAAAAATGTTGATAGGTATTATGGCTGTAGCTCGTCTTGGTTTGGAAAACCATGACACGAAAGCTACAACAATAAGTGGATTAATACATTAGTCGATCATCAGAAAATTAACCAGCAActgttttttgatattttataagTAACAGTGTTAAACATTTGCTGGTGaggatttgatgttttaatttgttgtatattaaagtaaattgaatatctttgggcttTTTACTGTTGAACAAGACATATGAATATGTCAGATCTTAGGCTGGGAAATTACAGTGagcatttctgacattttatagacaatgactgattaactgattgagAAGATAATCATCAGatcaactgaaaa from the Lates calcarifer isolate ASB-BC8 linkage group LG17, TLL_Latcal_v3, whole genome shotgun sequence genome contains:
- the bcar3 gene encoding LOW QUALITY PROTEIN: breast cancer anti-estrogen resistance protein 3 (The sequence of the model RefSeq protein was modified relative to this genomic sequence to represent the inferred CDS: deleted 1 base in 1 codon) yields the protein MCSLNRTLSLSVFPREPAASLDATVDYVKFSRDQFILDCPSEKLRRELEEELKMNCEEPRSHAWYHGAIPRQVAENLVQRDGDFLIRDSLSIPGSYVLTCQWRNAAQHFKINKKVVMLNEAYSRVEYRLEREGFDSVPALIRYYVGNRKPVSQVVGAIIFQPINRGLPLRCLEEKYGLSSTHREALMAQERRQKRLSLNITNGHAHDNTHSTQDSTNCQDNGMGRGTQLRLKDRCGSQPASLNQVQERRRPLKAHQSESFLPLGSKAQPQQLADPLLPSPNPKSPVFRTGSEPVLSPSVPRRSAELLAGQAIRGSDSQLCPKPPPKPSKVPLARLPRSPCLQPLVPPNSSSNHTDSSSGGVTAGPPVPPVKPLKFQHQLLPADSRSSSTSVVSPPELLQYPDSEGITGRTERLQPSPVDLRSCSPLEWEEPNSLNSITDNALELQPPLCSYVERLRRDGERGREEEGEEKEAGGRRGLDRSSYHHAIAALENTSEEEEDDAGRDEEEDKRRSSFQRPVMETESTFRPADFGSRLLPPENKPLEMVVLKRAKELLLSHNHHSIARHLLIADCQVARILGVTPDLKSQMGVSSGLELVTLPHGRQLRLDLMERHHTMAIGVAVDILGCTGSVEERASTLNRIILVALELKDTVGDLFAFTALMKALDLPQISRLEETWTTLRRNYTQTAISYEKILKPFYKNLYEGTAASSPSVVCVPFLLPLLTLMERPSVTPEGAELWETSDQGCDIMLRHLEAARDVAHNAHNYTDNAQRILQGFQTDEDLLEVFKTDFQLRLLWGSRGASVNQSDRYNKFNLILTALSRKLEPPPKTQTLI